In Ruminococcaceae bacterium R-25, one genomic interval encodes:
- a CDS encoding beta-xylosidase — protein MRKAFHFNMDIPDPDVIFFDGYYYLITTTMHFFPGAEILRSKDIKTWEHYSYVFEKLESTPAQRLEGDGYIYGKGMWAPTLRYHEGTFYVAFSSNDMNKTYLFRSTDLKGPWKRNEIKGFYHDLSLLFDDGKAYVVYGNTDIHLTELNEDLTGPKEGGLDRVIVDDAGNPMLGLEGSHIYKIGGKYYLFMIHSLRDRWRRVEAMYTADSLDCEFKGGDIYDNDLGIRDSGIAQGGIVKGPLGNHLIMFQDSGAIGRLPVIVPFEWQDGKPVFDDDTVVEECELTGLSGSDDFKEGHEDFWQFNHEPDMSLIKFEDGFHITTDKVCQNLFHAKNTLTQKIEGPVREAEVTIDAKDLNDGDLAGLSAFQGDYAFNGIAKDGDRYYAVMLSNISKGGIWDLTEDEGTVEAKELINGSELTVKVICDFTNDTATCFAKTGEGYLQLGSPHQLSFRLDHFTGARFALSCFSTAKAGGTAIFRDFKVK, from the coding sequence TTGCGAAAAGCTTTTCATTTCAACATGGATATACCTGATCCGGATGTGATCTTTTTTGACGGATATTATTATCTGATCACTACGACCATGCATTTCTTTCCGGGTGCCGAGATATTAAGAAGCAAAGATATTAAGACATGGGAGCATTATTCATATGTGTTTGAAAAGCTCGAGAGCACTCCTGCCCAGAGGCTTGAAGGCGATGGATATATCTATGGCAAGGGAATGTGGGCGCCGACATTAAGATACCACGAAGGTACATTCTATGTCGCTTTTTCCTCCAACGATATGAACAAGACTTATCTTTTCCGTTCGACTGATCTGAAGGGCCCGTGGAAACGCAATGAGATCAAGGGCTTTTACCATGACCTCTCGCTCCTTTTTGACGACGGAAAAGCTTATGTTGTTTACGGCAATACCGATATCCACCTGACCGAATTGAATGAAGATCTGACTGGTCCAAAGGAGGGCGGACTTGACCGTGTGATCGTTGATGATGCGGGAAATCCGATGCTGGGTCTGGAGGGTTCGCACATCTATAAAATTGGCGGAAAGTATTATCTTTTCATGATCCATTCTCTGCGTGACCGCTGGAGAAGGGTGGAGGCGATGTATACTGCAGACAGCCTTGACTGTGAGTTTAAAGGCGGAGATATCTATGATAACGATCTCGGAATAAGGGATTCGGGAATCGCGCAGGGAGGCATTGTAAAAGGTCCTTTGGGCAATCACCTCATTATGTTCCAGGACAGCGGAGCGATAGGAAGGCTTCCTGTAATCGTTCCTTTTGAGTGGCAGGACGGAAAACCTGTTTTCGATGACGATACAGTGGTCGAAGAATGCGAACTTACAGGCCTTTCAGGTAGCGATGATTTTAAAGAGGGTCATGAGGATTTCTGGCAGTTTAATCATGAACCTGACATGAGCCTTATTAAGTTTGAAGACGGTTTCCACATCACGACTGACAAAGTCTGCCAAAATCTTTTCCATGCGAAAAACACCCTGACTCAAAAGATCGAAGGACCTGTTCGTGAGGCTGAAGTTACAATCGATGCAAAAGATCTTAATGACGGCGATCTTGCAGGCCTTTCGGCGTTCCAGGGCGATTATGCGTTCAACGGAATTGCTAAAGATGGTGACAGGTATTATGCCGTAATGCTCAGCAATATCAGCAAGGGCGGCATCTGGGACTTAACAGAAGATGAAGGCACAGTCGAAGCTAAAGAACTGATTAACGGATCTGAACTCACCGTAAAAGTTATATGTGATTTCACGAACGATACGGCAACATGCTTTGCCAAGACAGGGGAAGGTTATCTTCAGCTTGGATCACCCCATCAGTTGAGTTTCAGGCTCGATCACTTCACCGGAGCGAGATTTGCGCTGTCATGTTTTTCGACAGCAAAAGCAGGCGGAACAGCTATTTTCAGGGATTTTAAAGTGAAATAA
- a CDS encoding membrane protease YdiL (CAAX protease family): MKNLFKQIGKALGYFAVYFSCMNIVDLIAGFVWGYMKGAELRAMGMSSEEAMAAFQTVKDGYRGISMLIGALLTLLVFFIIEKVKKTSLAKETDMKMVTGKQLGLTVVGALGGMFFLNFMLNILPIPKELIGDLSSGMSSLTSYPFWLAIIVNAILIPILEEVVFRGYLFSRLGKAMPAVVAAIISSVVFGLCHGGLVWAIWAGVVGLIICVVRVKTGSIIPGMIFHIIMNTFGMVVSYFPVLEKLNNVGMYVLTIAGGILLAVYIVGILMDKGSSQNKAEVKVV, encoded by the coding sequence ATGAAGAACTTGTTTAAGCAGATAGGAAAGGCATTAGGCTACTTCGCAGTTTATTTTTCCTGCATGAATATTGTCGACCTAATCGCAGGCTTTGTATGGGGCTACATGAAAGGTGCAGAACTTAGGGCAATGGGCATGAGTTCGGAGGAAGCAATGGCGGCTTTCCAGACAGTCAAAGACGGCTACAGGGGCATCAGCATGCTTATCGGCGCGCTCCTGACACTTTTGGTATTTTTCATTATCGAAAAGGTAAAGAAGACAAGCCTCGCAAAAGAAACCGACATGAAAATGGTTACAGGAAAGCAGCTCGGCTTAACAGTAGTTGGTGCACTTGGCGGAATGTTCTTTTTGAACTTCATGCTCAACATTCTCCCGATCCCGAAGGAACTCATCGGCGACCTTTCAAGCGGCATGAGCTCACTCACATCGTATCCCTTCTGGCTCGCGATCATCGTAAATGCGATCCTGATACCGATCTTGGAAGAAGTAGTATTTAGAGGTTATCTTTTCAGCAGACTCGGTAAGGCGATGCCCGCAGTAGTTGCAGCGATAATCTCTTCCGTTGTCTTCGGCCTCTGCCACGGCGGCCTTGTATGGGCAATCTGGGCAGGTGTTGTAGGCCTTATTATCTGCGTTGTAAGAGTTAAGACAGGTTCCATCATCCCCGGGATGATCTTCCACATCATTATGAATACTTTTGGCATGGTAGTCTCTTATTTCCCTGTGCTCGAAAAGCTGAACAACGTGGGCATGTATGTTCTCACGATCGCAGGCGGAATACTCCTTGCGGTATACATCGTAGGTATCCTCATGGACAAGGGTTCTTCGCAGAATAAGGCTGAGGTAAAGGTAGTGTAA
- a CDS encoding acetyltransferase (GNAT) family protein, with translation MTNKEILQIAMQQSAEDIGCKVEDFLAGDNRIVPLKLGENAKKYYKLPIGCNFISYGNNVVAAATDDTFETAREYISKFEFYHCFETPNMRWLNERLEPLGLTTCFMAEYYLPDLNTLKELPCEFELRTLEKGEFEDLYVPEWTNALCSDRKHLDVLAVGAYDYGKLIGLSGCSADADKMWQIGVDVLPEYRRKGIASALTSKLEIEILNRGKVPFYCTAWSNVRSVRNAVKSSLIPAWVEMTVKPVSVVEEMNAWSSKILPKGNLKE, from the coding sequence ATGACTAATAAAGAAATATTGCAGATCGCGATGCAGCAGTCTGCAGAAGATATTGGATGCAAAGTCGAAGATTTCTTGGCAGGCGATAACAGGATCGTTCCTTTAAAACTCGGCGAAAATGCTAAGAAGTACTATAAGCTCCCGATCGGATGTAATTTCATTTCTTACGGGAATAATGTTGTTGCGGCGGCAACGGATGATACTTTTGAGACAGCAAGAGAATACATTTCAAAATTTGAGTTTTACCACTGCTTTGAGACACCCAATATGCGCTGGCTCAATGAGAGGTTGGAACCCTTGGGCCTTACCACGTGCTTCATGGCTGAATACTATCTGCCTGATCTTAACACCTTAAAAGAACTCCCCTGTGAATTTGAGCTCAGGACGCTCGAGAAAGGTGAGTTTGAAGATTTATATGTCCCTGAGTGGACGAACGCTCTGTGCAGCGACAGGAAGCATTTAGACGTGCTTGCTGTAGGTGCATATGATTATGGAAAACTGATAGGGCTTTCGGGTTGTTCTGCTGATGCAGATAAGATGTGGCAGATCGGCGTTGATGTATTGCCTGAATACAGGCGAAAAGGAATAGCATCAGCACTTACTTCAAAACTTGAAATAGAGATATTAAACCGCGGCAAGGTGCCTTTTTACTGCACAGCGTGGTCTAATGTGAGATCCGTCAGGAATGCGGTCAAGAGCAGCCTGATACCTGCCTGGGTCGAGATGACGGTAAAGCCGGTATCGGTAGTCGAAGAAATGAATGCATGGTCTTCTAAGATACTTCCAAAAGGCAATCTGAAAGAGTGA
- a CDS encoding LytTR family two component transcriptional regulator: MRIAICDDEELYRVELKTILDKLLINVDYNIDTFDDGNRLIESFKAQPYDILFLDIEMPAVDGITLAKSLRAISEKVFIVFLTSHVEYAIEGYEVNALRYLTKPVDIEKLKEVIRYVQEKQGACRQLIIKEDGEELLININDVIYLESMNQNVRIVTTQGEHVIRYNIGDFEEQLKNDGFFRSHRGYLISLAKVKKLSKNDVIMEGDVILPVSRSNVKALKDALYTYVEGLAF, translated from the coding sequence GTGCGTATTGCCATTTGCGATGACGAAGAATTATACAGGGTGGAACTTAAGACCATCCTAGATAAGCTTTTGATCAATGTCGATTACAACATCGACACTTTTGACGACGGCAACAGGCTCATCGAAAGCTTTAAGGCGCAGCCCTACGACATCCTTTTTCTTGATATCGAGATGCCCGCAGTAGATGGCATCACGCTCGCAAAGAGCCTTCGCGCGATATCGGAAAAGGTCTTTATCGTATTCCTTACAAGTCATGTCGAATATGCGATCGAAGGCTACGAAGTCAACGCATTAAGGTATTTAACCAAGCCTGTCGACATCGAAAAGCTCAAGGAAGTCATCAGATACGTCCAGGAAAAACAGGGTGCTTGCCGCCAGCTGATCATTAAGGAAGACGGCGAAGAGCTCCTTATCAACATAAACGATGTTATCTATCTAGAATCCATGAACCAGAACGTCAGGATCGTTACCACACAGGGCGAGCATGTCATCAGATATAACATCGGAGACTTCGAAGAACAGCTCAAGAACGACGGTTTCTTCAGAAGCCACAGAGGTTATCTGATATCACTTGCAAAGGTTAAAAAGCTCTCGAAAAACGACGTCATCATGGAAGGCGATGTAATACTTCCCGTGAGCCGAAGCAATGTAAAGGCTCTTAAAGATGCCTTATACACTTATGTAGAAGGACTGGCTTTCTGA
- a CDS encoding diguanylate cyclase (GGDEF)-like protein — MEAASNKKQNDNRKMVMVDKVLHFFGSNAYSFTVGAMGFVHAVLLAIFWIAGVEQLVQFNFLSVIIYAFCFILCRTGHILPVYVSVILEVTAYSVVSTYFVGLRCGTYCFLFSIVPIIIYFGCSLFKGKQRWGVILMLVLNFATFAVLYFSFFFNEPVYQLPTSITLILVVFSAFAMIFATVFYNALYIYTSENTVTNLELKNKQLSADAHEDALTNLLNRRGFLPLVKSLMSGDKISHFCIAFGDLDDFKRVNDSYGHEAGDEVLKHATMMIKDELPGCDICRWGGEEFVILLRDCNMASAKGKVERLRKTIESNPTSFFGKQIFVTMTIGLEEYKDNYKEPEALIKKADERMYYGKQHGKNMLVFEDAEDIENQA; from the coding sequence ATGGAAGCCGCATCAAACAAAAAGCAGAATGACAACCGTAAAATGGTAATGGTCGATAAAGTACTGCATTTCTTCGGCAGTAATGCATACTCGTTTACTGTCGGAGCGATGGGTTTTGTCCATGCGGTCCTTCTTGCTATCTTCTGGATCGCCGGAGTCGAGCAGCTCGTTCAGTTTAATTTCCTAAGCGTTATCATTTATGCATTCTGTTTTATCTTGTGCAGGACCGGACATATCCTTCCGGTTTATGTCAGCGTAATCCTGGAAGTAACTGCTTATTCTGTCGTGTCCACTTATTTTGTCGGCCTTCGCTGCGGAACGTACTGTTTCCTGTTTTCGATCGTTCCGATAATCATCTATTTCGGCTGCAGCCTCTTTAAGGGTAAACAGAGATGGGGAGTTATCCTGATGCTCGTTTTGAACTTCGCGACATTTGCGGTTCTTTACTTCAGTTTCTTTTTCAATGAACCCGTTTATCAACTTCCGACTTCAATAACATTGATCCTTGTTGTATTCTCGGCTTTCGCGATGATATTTGCGACTGTCTTTTACAACGCTCTTTATATCTACACAAGCGAAAATACAGTTACTAATCTTGAACTGAAGAATAAGCAGCTCTCGGCAGATGCACATGAAGATGCGCTTACAAATCTTCTCAACAGAAGAGGATTCCTGCCTCTCGTTAAGTCTCTTATGTCCGGCGACAAGATCAGTCATTTCTGCATCGCATTTGGCGACCTGGATGACTTTAAGCGTGTAAACGATTCATACGGACATGAAGCAGGTGACGAAGTCCTCAAGCATGCAACGATGATGATCAAAGATGAGCTCCCAGGCTGTGATATCTGCAGATGGGGCGGCGAGGAATTCGTAATCCTCTTAAGGGACTGCAATATGGCTTCTGCCAAGGGAAAGGTCGAAAGACTCAGGAAAACCATCGAATCCAATCCCACATCATTCTTCGGCAAGCAGATCTTCGTTACGATGACGATAGGTCTTGAAGAGTACAAGGATAACTATAAAGAGCCTGAAGCCCTTATCAAGAAAGCTGATGAGCGCATGTATTACGGCAAGCAGCACGGCAAGAATATGCTCGTGTTTGAGGACGCTGAAGATATAGAAAATCAGGCATGA
- a CDS encoding transcriptional regulator with XRE-family HTH domain yields the protein MNKIGDRIKKLLDESDYTQAELAGMVGVTVSAMSRYINNEREPKSEIIANIATALNTTSDYLISGKEESEDFASIYRLVARSTSEMSVDQKMELVRLLTKK from the coding sequence ATGAACAAAATCGGTGACAGGATTAAAAAGCTATTAGATGAATCTGATTATACTCAGGCTGAGCTTGCGGGAATGGTTGGTGTTACTGTTTCTGCTATGTCACGCTATATTAATAATGAAAGGGAACCTAAGAGTGAGATTATTGCAAATATTGCAACAGCCCTCAATACTACATCAGATTATCTGATCAGTGGGAAAGAAGAGTCTGAAGATTTTGCCAGTATCTATCGATTAGTAGCTCGCAGCACTTCTGAAATGTCAGTTGATCAGAAGATGGAGTTAGTAAGGTTATTAACAAAGAAATGA
- a CDS encoding peptidoglycan/xylan/chitin deacetylase (PgdA/CDA1 family): protein MNFRKFTALILIAAIAGSMLSGCKKDGDATETSVDPAVTVSTETTETSETTTEETTKPTKPTHALDEYKNAGVNELNSVPILMYHRIYNMKNSETKYTGGNVDKDGYNRTSEAFEKDLRSFYEQGYRMMRLTDFVDGNIDVAFGYSPLILTFDDGINDVVIEGWNDDGTPKFEAGCAIDVLEKIKAEYPDYNVTATFFLNYKLFCNNEEDDRKVIKWLVDNGYDIGNHTYNHVKLGGMSADEIEKEVGKMYKLLDEIIPGRFVNIIALPYGSPEGAASKPEYEKIFKGTYEGFSYTTKATLLCAWTRSYSPFVRDYDKTAIRRIRGYDNGGVYWDIEDNFKQLNNGKRYISDGDPDTIVFPAQDNASGTWLKETYGHRTIMY from the coding sequence ATGAACTTTAGAAAATTTACAGCACTTATACTTATCGCTGCCATAGCAGGATCAATGCTCTCGGGTTGTAAGAAGGACGGGGATGCTACAGAAACGTCTGTAGATCCGGCTGTAACGGTATCAACTGAGACGACCGAAACATCAGAAACAACGACAGAGGAAACCACAAAACCCACAAAACCTACACACGCGCTCGATGAGTATAAGAACGCGGGAGTTAACGAGCTCAATTCAGTGCCGATCCTTATGTATCACAGGATCTACAATATGAAAAACAGCGAAACTAAGTATACGGGCGGCAATGTCGATAAGGACGGATACAACAGAACTTCCGAAGCTTTCGAAAAGGATTTGAGGAGCTTTTACGAGCAGGGCTACCGCATGATGAGGCTTACTGATTTTGTCGACGGCAATATCGATGTCGCATTCGGATACAGTCCCTTGATCCTTACTTTTGATGACGGTATCAATGACGTCGTTATAGAAGGCTGGAACGATGACGGCACACCGAAGTTTGAAGCCGGTTGTGCAATTGATGTGCTTGAAAAGATCAAGGCCGAGTACCCGGATTACAATGTTACTGCTACATTCTTCCTGAACTATAAGCTTTTCTGCAACAATGAAGAAGACGACAGGAAGGTCATCAAGTGGCTCGTCGATAATGGCTATGACATTGGAAACCACACATATAACCACGTTAAGTTAGGCGGAATGAGTGCGGATGAGATCGAAAAAGAGGTCGGCAAGATGTATAAGCTCTTAGACGAGATCATTCCGGGAAGATTCGTTAATATCATCGCTTTGCCTTATGGCTCTCCTGAAGGCGCAGCATCAAAGCCCGAGTACGAAAAGATCTTCAAAGGAACATATGAGGGCTTCAGTTACACTACCAAAGCGACGCTTTTATGTGCATGGACCAGATCCTATTCGCCTTTTGTAAGAGATTACGACAAGACTGCGATAAGAAGGATCAGGGGATACGACAACGGCGGCGTTTATTGGGATATCGAAGATAATTTCAAACAGCTCAACAACGGCAAGAGATACATCTCGGACGGCGATCCTGATACGATCGTTTTCCCGGCACAGGATAATGCGAGCGGTACATGGCTCAAAGAGACTTATGGTCACAGGACGATAATGTATTAA
- a CDS encoding GHKL domain-containing protein translates to MSETLEFILSLGLAFLSNAQTILSMLLVILVAACFLGRYIELSKKLVLSSLGPLVLTLLANVFINLFFSELPEGAIMLDINTVLVVGLFIYAFFFYFFAYKEKKFLRAIESTVCLYLVTTYTSTLSQMTAIYFYGGTDEVMEDLFIDHLGVGGTWTFITIMNFVVTLALFLVVYFGFYRPRKFYVISIPFRIFFSVWAALFVIIPFIPAQMSSDVITLEERYHYLSIFYVVGTVILGLAVPVIMIISSVERSLREKNQAQEAYLAAELEYIGQYKKQQVETKAFRHDIKNNLALTQMMLEKGQTDEAKAHIADMLGNVSALSPKYVTGDEMLDLIVFMKADKMEEKNIKFTLDGVVDGGLNIKAMDMCSIFANTLDNAIEAASACEDPFINFSIKRTDKFFILKITNSAKSKVDIGKLMSSSGYTSKEDKDHHGFGLMNIRRAVENVSGLIKAESNDSSFTLSIMMPRNNLSK, encoded by the coding sequence ATGTCTGAAACCTTGGAATTCATCCTCAGTTTAGGGTTGGCATTTTTGAGCAATGCCCAGACGATTCTTTCCATGCTGCTGGTAATACTCGTTGCAGCATGTTTTCTCGGGCGCTATATAGAGCTTTCCAAAAAGCTTGTATTATCGTCACTCGGTCCTCTGGTACTGACCTTGCTGGCAAATGTGTTTATCAATCTGTTCTTCAGCGAACTGCCTGAAGGAGCAATCATGCTCGACATCAATACCGTATTGGTGGTGGGACTGTTTATCTACGCATTCTTCTTTTACTTTTTCGCTTATAAAGAAAAGAAGTTTTTGAGAGCCATTGAATCTACAGTCTGCCTGTATCTTGTAACCACTTATACATCCACACTCTCACAGATGACCGCCATCTACTTCTATGGCGGGACAGATGAAGTTATGGAGGATCTATTCATAGATCATTTAGGCGTCGGCGGCACCTGGACATTCATAACTATAATGAACTTTGTGGTCACGCTGGCACTTTTCCTGGTGGTATATTTCGGTTTCTACAGACCCAGGAAATTCTATGTCATTAGTATTCCTTTCAGGATCTTTTTTTCAGTGTGGGCAGCTCTTTTTGTAATTATCCCTTTTATTCCCGCACAAATGTCTTCAGACGTAATAACGCTGGAAGAGAGATACCATTACCTCAGCATCTTTTATGTAGTAGGAACAGTCATCTTAGGACTTGCAGTGCCTGTCATCATGATCATTTCCTCAGTCGAAAGATCCCTGCGCGAAAAGAACCAGGCACAGGAAGCATACCTTGCTGCTGAGCTCGAATACATCGGTCAGTACAAAAAGCAGCAGGTCGAGACAAAGGCTTTCAGGCATGACATTAAGAACAACCTCGCTCTTACCCAGATGATGCTCGAAAAAGGCCAGACAGACGAAGCAAAAGCGCATATCGCAGACATGCTCGGAAACGTCAGCGCTCTTTCTCCCAAATACGTAACCGGCGACGAGATGCTCGACCTCATCGTTTTCATGAAGGCCGACAAGATGGAAGAAAAGAACATCAAATTCACGCTCGACGGCGTTGTCGACGGCGGTCTCAACATTAAGGCTATGGACATGTGCAGCATCTTCGCAAACACTCTGGATAACGCTATCGAAGCAGCATCTGCCTGCGAAGATCCGTTTATCAATTTCAGCATCAAAAGGACTGACAAGTTCTTTATCCTCAAGATCACAAATTCAGCCAAAAGCAAAGTTGACATCGGCAAGCTCATGTCTTCATCAGGCTACACATCCAAAGAGGATAAGGACCATCACGGCTTCGGTCTCATGAACATAAGACGCGCAGTCGAAAATGTCAGCGGTCTTATCAAAGCAGAATCAAACGACAGCTCATTTACCCTGTCGATTATGATGCCCAGAAATAATCTTTCCAAGTAA
- a CDS encoding acetyltransferase (GNAT) family protein, whose protein sequence is MNIEYRKAEKSDAKVLVDIYNDSFYSDYIRYGECPAYGRTIEQMEQSIDDFPKFLILCDNRPVGCISCKETEKGTYEVGCLCVIPEFQGKGIGTAAMGFAKSYYNDWNRFTLVTPTDKTENIKFYTEKCGFAVKSVEMDGNVEVVRFILER, encoded by the coding sequence ATGAATATCGAATACAGAAAAGCTGAAAAGTCAGATGCCAAAGTGCTCGTTGATATCTACAACGATTCGTTTTACAGCGATTATATCCGCTATGGCGAATGTCCTGCGTATGGAAGAACGATAGAGCAGATGGAGCAGTCGATTGATGATTTTCCTAAATTCCTGATCTTGTGCGATAACAGGCCCGTTGGCTGCATCTCTTGCAAAGAGACCGAAAAGGGAACATATGAAGTCGGTTGTCTTTGCGTGATCCCTGAGTTCCAGGGCAAAGGAATCGGAACAGCCGCTATGGGATTTGCGAAATCATATTATAATGATTGGAACAGGTTCACTCTGGTCACTCCGACAGATAAGACCGAGAATATCAAGTTTTATACAGAGAAATGCGGCTTTGCGGTTAAGTCTGTCGAGATGGATGGAAATGTTGAAGTAGTGAGGTTCATTTTAGAGAGATAA
- a CDS encoding putative MATE family efflux protein, with product MEQVKDTSFRKKLISLILPMTLQNFVFALVPVSDAVMLLFLSQDSMAAVSLATQVVLVLTLFTMTITAGGSMFAAQYWGKGDNESIEKVFGYMFALSLPVIIVFFSCGMFMPEGVMRVFTNEPGLIENGIPYIRIASFSYVFMTLASVFETLLKNVGYVKECTIASVVIVFMNIILNAILIFGLLGAPKMGSAGAALATTISNGAGFLLCIIFILVKTKFRLKFKNIFHADLDLRQRFSKYTLPYLLNSLLWGFGFTMITVIMGHLGSDAAAANGIAAIVKDLVSCLCYAIAGGSVIIIGNELGAGRLDKAKEYGDKLLKITVISGIVLGLIAAASAPLVLYFVNLTETAEHYLLIMLLMCSYYILGRSINSTTISGIFSAGGDTKFGFICDTVTMWAFIVPLGFISAFVLNWPVMVVYFILNLDEIVKLPVVIAHYKKYKWVKNIINEEV from the coding sequence ATGGAACAGGTAAAGGATACATCTTTTAGAAAGAAGTTAATCTCTCTGATACTGCCGATGACACTGCAGAACTTCGTGTTCGCATTGGTACCGGTATCAGATGCTGTCATGCTGCTCTTCCTGTCACAGGATTCAATGGCAGCAGTATCTTTGGCTACACAGGTCGTACTCGTATTGACCCTGTTTACCATGACCATAACAGCCGGCGGATCCATGTTCGCAGCACAGTACTGGGGCAAAGGCGACAACGAGTCTATCGAAAAAGTATTCGGCTACATGTTCGCTTTATCACTGCCCGTCATCATCGTCTTCTTCTCTTGCGGCATGTTCATGCCTGAAGGCGTAATGCGTGTATTTACGAACGAGCCCGGACTCATCGAAAACGGAATCCCCTACATCAGGATCGCGTCATTTTCGTATGTATTCATGACACTCGCATCTGTTTTCGAGACACTCCTTAAGAATGTCGGATACGTTAAGGAATGTACGATCGCGAGCGTCGTTATCGTATTCATGAACATCATCCTTAATGCGATATTGATCTTCGGACTTCTGGGCGCTCCCAAGATGGGTTCTGCAGGCGCTGCTCTTGCAACGACGATCTCAAACGGCGCAGGATTCCTCCTGTGCATAATCTTCATTCTCGTGAAGACGAAGTTCAGGCTTAAGTTCAAGAACATCTTCCATGCGGATCTGGACTTAAGACAAAGATTCTCGAAATATACTCTTCCCTACCTTTTGAATTCCCTTCTCTGGGGATTCGGCTTTACCATGATCACCGTAATCATGGGACACTTAGGATCTGATGCTGCAGCCGCTAACGGCATCGCAGCCATCGTAAAAGACCTTGTATCGTGCCTTTGCTACGCAATCGCAGGCGGAAGCGTCATCATCATCGGCAACGAGCTTGGCGCGGGCAGGCTTGATAAGGCTAAGGAATACGGCGATAAGCTTCTTAAGATCACTGTTATTTCAGGTATCGTCCTGGGCCTTATTGCAGCCGCATCCGCACCTCTCGTACTGTATTTTGTAAACCTTACAGAGACAGCCGAGCATTATCTTTTAATAATGCTCCTGATGTGCAGTTATTACATCTTAGGCAGATCTATTAATTCCACTACGATCAGCGGAATCTTCTCAGCAGGCGGCGACACGAAGTTCGGTTTCATCTGCGACACCGTTACTATGTGGGCATTCATCGTGCCATTGGGATTCATCTCAGCATTCGTCCTTAACTGGCCCGTCATGGTCGTCTACTTCATCCTAAACCTTGACGAGATCGTTAAGCTGCCTGTAGTAATCGCCCACTACAAAAAATACAAATGGGTGAAGAACATCATCAACGAAGAAGTGTAA